In Sphingomonas sp. G-3-2-10, a single window of DNA contains:
- a CDS encoding cation diffusion facilitator family transporter, whose protein sequence is MGAHHDHHHHHAPADFGRAFAIGTVLNLGFVAVEGTAGILTDSVALLADAGHNLSDVLGLLIAWGGAELAKRPPSKRFTYGLRGSSILAALANAVLLLIAVAAISIEAFHRIGDPPQVPGGTVMIVAGIGIVINLGTAMLFARGQKDDVNIRGAYIHMAADAAVSAGVVVGGALMLLTGAEWIDPVLSLIIVAVILWSTWGLAREALGMALHAVPRGIDPEKVQATLAALPGVKRVHDLHIWPMSTTEAALTAHLVMPGGHPGDDFLIDLQHRFAHDFRIDHITIQIELGDGAECRMHGHGHSDGDGHDHSQGHDHDHDHGDSHGHAHG, encoded by the coding sequence ATGGGCGCGCACCACGATCACCATCATCATCACGCGCCGGCCGATTTCGGCCGCGCGTTCGCGATCGGCACCGTGCTCAACCTCGGCTTCGTCGCGGTGGAGGGCACGGCGGGCATCCTGACCGATTCGGTCGCGCTGCTGGCCGATGCGGGCCACAACCTGTCCGACGTGCTGGGACTGCTGATCGCCTGGGGCGGCGCGGAACTGGCCAAGCGGCCGCCGTCGAAGCGTTTCACCTACGGCCTGCGCGGTTCCTCGATCCTTGCCGCGCTGGCCAACGCCGTGCTGCTGCTGATCGCCGTCGCGGCGATCTCGATCGAAGCGTTCCACCGGATCGGCGATCCGCCGCAGGTGCCCGGCGGCACGGTGATGATCGTCGCGGGGATCGGCATCGTCATCAATCTGGGCACCGCGATGCTCTTCGCGCGCGGGCAGAAGGACGACGTCAACATCCGTGGCGCCTATATCCACATGGCCGCCGATGCCGCGGTTTCGGCCGGGGTCGTGGTGGGCGGCGCACTGATGCTGCTGACCGGCGCCGAATGGATCGATCCGGTGCTCAGCCTGATCATCGTCGCGGTGATCCTGTGGAGCACCTGGGGCCTTGCGCGCGAAGCGCTGGGCATGGCGCTGCACGCGGTGCCGCGCGGGATCGATCCTGAAAAGGTCCAGGCGACGCTGGCTGCCCTGCCCGGCGTGAAGCGGGTGCACGATCTCCATATCTGGCCGATGAGCACGACCGAGGCGGCGCTGACTGCGCATCTGGTGATGCCCGGCGGCCATCCCGGCGACGATTTCCTGATCGACCTGCAGCATCGCTTCGCCCACGATTTCAGGATCGACCACATCACCATCCAGATCGAACTGGGCGACGGCGCGGAATGCCGGATGCACGGACACGGCCATTCCGATGGCGACGGGCATGACCATTCGCAGGGTCACGATCATGACCATGACCACGGCGATTCGCACGGACACGCGCATGGTTGA
- a CDS encoding HAD hydrolase-like protein, whose product MVETRGTPIRLVVFDFDGTLCDSGDWFLSVVDDLARAFRFRTVKPEEVEMLRNRSSREVIEYLGIARWKMPFLAWYVRRLVGRNVGQIELFPGTPDMLEQLRAMGVRIALVTSNSEANARGILGARHAAQIDWFACGSSLFGKAPKFRKVLRKLGIEAGNALAIGDETRDVDAAREVGMRAGSVLWGYAAEKLLVKMKPDALFRSPQDILDYVAAHR is encoded by the coding sequence ATGGTTGAGACGCGGGGCACGCCGATCCGGCTGGTGGTCTTCGATTTCGACGGCACCCTGTGCGACAGCGGCGACTGGTTCCTGTCGGTCGTGGACGACCTCGCGCGCGCCTTTCGCTTCCGCACGGTGAAGCCCGAGGAAGTCGAGATGCTGCGCAACCGCAGCTCGCGCGAAGTGATCGAATATCTCGGCATCGCACGCTGGAAGATGCCGTTCCTCGCCTGGTATGTCCGGCGGCTCGTCGGCCGCAATGTCGGCCAGATCGAGCTGTTTCCCGGCACGCCCGACATGCTCGAGCAGCTAAGGGCGATGGGCGTGCGGATCGCGCTGGTCACGTCGAATTCCGAAGCCAATGCGCGCGGCATCTTGGGGGCCCGCCACGCCGCGCAGATCGACTGGTTCGCCTGCGGCTCGTCGCTGTTCGGCAAGGCGCCCAAGTTCCGCAAGGTGCTGCGCAAGCTGGGCATCGAGGCGGGCAACGCGCTGGCGATCGGCGACGAGACCCGCGACGTGGACGCCGCGCGCGAAGTGGGGATGCGCGCCGGATCGGTGCTGTGGGGCTATGCCGCCGAAAAGCTGCTGGTGAAGATGAAACCCGACGCGCTGTTCCGCTCGCCGCAGGACATCCTCGATTATGTTGCCGCACACCGGTGA
- a CDS encoding nucleotidyltransferase domain-containing protein, which translates to MTIPASFDSAVVEAIQARLDGIVAQGIAIPHAIESGSRAWGFPSPDSDYDCRFIYVRARDAYVTPWPPRDVIETPLDAVLDVNGWDAGKLIKLLLKGNAIAIEWLQSPIHYRFDPGFRELLLAFIAGHVDRDAVRRHYWYLGQRQWLPHAGDAEIAAKKLFYALRPAMALRWLRLHPGERVAPMRFQALMAESDPPEALAAVANALIEAKAKALELGSIPMPEPVRAFVSEEFEATQRALTDSERPVTTPEMREAAEALFREIVERYAP; encoded by the coding sequence GTGACGATTCCAGCATCGTTCGATTCCGCTGTCGTCGAAGCGATACAGGCCCGGCTCGACGGCATCGTCGCGCAGGGCATCGCCATTCCCCATGCGATCGAAAGCGGCAGCCGGGCATGGGGCTTTCCCTCGCCCGACAGCGATTATGATTGCCGCTTCATCTATGTCCGCGCGCGCGATGCCTATGTGACGCCGTGGCCGCCGCGCGACGTGATCGAAACGCCGCTGGACGCAGTGCTCGACGTCAATGGCTGGGACGCAGGAAAGCTGATCAAGCTGCTGCTCAAGGGCAATGCGATCGCGATCGAATGGCTGCAGTCGCCGATCCACTACCGGTTCGATCCCGGGTTCCGGGAACTGCTGCTCGCCTTCATCGCCGGGCATGTCGATCGCGACGCGGTGCGGCGGCATTATTGGTATCTTGGCCAGCGTCAGTGGCTGCCTCATGCCGGCGATGCCGAGATCGCCGCCAAGAAGCTGTTCTATGCGCTGCGCCCGGCGATGGCGCTGCGCTGGCTGCGGCTGCATCCCGGCGAGCGCGTCGCGCCGATGCGTTTCCAGGCGCTGATGGCCGAATCCGATCCGCCCGAAGCGCTGGCGGCGGTCGCCAACGCACTGATCGAAGCCAAGGCGAAGGCGCTCGAACTGGGCAGCATTCCAATGCCGGAGCCGGTCCGCGCTTTCGTGAGCGAAGAGTTCGAAGCGACGCAGCGCGCGCTTACCGATTCCGAGCGGCCGGTCACCACGCCAGAAATGCGCGAGGCCGCCGAAGCGCTGTTTCGTGAAATCGTCGAGCGGTACGCGCCCTAG
- a CDS encoding cupin domain-containing protein, with translation MTNLFADLPDARAGEVFTELLTRPGVRLERIVSRGQSTPADAPMVQDADEWVLLLEGEAGLRIEESVEIVLKPGDHLLIAAGQRHWVTFTAKDRPTVWLALHLG, from the coding sequence ATGACCAACCTGTTCGCCGACCTGCCCGATGCCCGCGCGGGCGAAGTCTTCACCGAATTGCTGACGCGCCCCGGCGTCCGCCTCGAACGCATCGTTTCGCGCGGCCAATCGACTCCGGCCGACGCGCCGATGGTGCAGGATGCCGACGAATGGGTGCTGCTGCTCGAAGGCGAAGCGGGCCTGCGGATCGAGGAGTCAGTGGAAATCGTGCTGAAGCCTGGCGATCATCTGCTGATCGCGGCGGGCCAGCGGCATTGGGTGACCTTCACCGCGAAGGATCGGCCCACCGTCTGGCTGGCGCTGCATCTGGGCTAG
- the tgt gene encoding tRNA guanosine(34) transglycosylase Tgt — translation MPPRFHFTIHATDGKARLGEIAMRRGNIRTPAFMPVGTAATVKAMKPQDVRATGADILLGNTYHLMLRPTAERVHRLGGLHGFMGWDRPILTDSGGYQVMSLAELTKRSEEGVSFKSHLDGSKHLISPERSMEIQRLLGSNIVMAFDELVPTTSTRDVQAAAMERSMRWAQRSRDGFDSGGEHAENNAIFGIQQGALDEGLRNSSADALKHIGFDGYAVGGLAVGEGQEAMFGVLDYAPGQLDERKPRYLMGVGKPDDIVGAVERGIDMFDCVLPTRSGRTGQAFTRTGPINIRNARFGEDQGPLDPQCPCPVCSTWSRAYLHHLVRAGEILGAMLMTEHNLYFYQHLMADLRQAIGEGRLAVFANDFRASYCGKPES, via the coding sequence ATGCCTCCCCGCTTTCACTTCACCATCCATGCGACCGACGGCAAGGCGCGCCTCGGCGAGATCGCCATGCGCCGCGGCAATATCCGCACGCCCGCCTTCATGCCCGTCGGCACTGCCGCCACCGTCAAGGCGATGAAGCCGCAGGACGTGCGCGCGACCGGCGCCGACATCCTGCTCGGCAACACCTATCACCTGATGCTGCGTCCCACCGCCGAGCGCGTCCACCGCCTCGGCGGGCTGCACGGATTCATGGGATGGGACCGGCCGATCCTGACCGACTCCGGCGGCTATCAGGTGATGAGCCTGGCCGAGTTGACCAAGCGCAGCGAGGAAGGCGTCTCGTTCAAGTCGCACCTCGACGGATCGAAGCACCTGATCAGCCCCGAACGTTCGATGGAGATCCAGCGGCTGCTCGGCTCGAACATCGTCATGGCGTTCGACGAGCTGGTGCCCACCACTTCGACCCGCGACGTGCAGGCGGCTGCGATGGAACGCTCGATGCGCTGGGCGCAGCGGAGCCGCGACGGCTTCGATTCCGGCGGCGAACATGCTGAAAACAATGCGATCTTCGGCATCCAGCAAGGGGCGCTCGACGAGGGTCTGCGCAACTCCTCCGCCGATGCGCTGAAGCATATCGGGTTCGACGGCTATGCGGTCGGCGGCCTCGCGGTCGGCGAGGGGCAGGAAGCGATGTTCGGGGTACTCGATTATGCGCCGGGCCAGCTCGACGAACGCAAGCCGCGCTACCTGATGGGCGTGGGCAAGCCCGACGACATCGTCGGTGCCGTCGAGCGCGGGATCGACATGTTCGATTGCGTGCTGCCCACGCGCAGCGGACGCACCGGACAGGCCTTTACCCGCACCGGCCCGATCAACATCCGCAACGCGCGCTTCGGCGAGGATCAGGGGCCGCTCGATCCCCAATGCCCCTGCCCGGTCTGCAGCACTTGGAGCCGCGCCTATCTCCACCATCTGGTGCGCGCGGGCGAAATTCTGGGCGCGATGCTTATGACCGAGCACAACCTCTATTTCTATCAGCACCTGATGGCCGATCTGCGCCAGGCGATCGGCGAAGGGCGGCTGGCGGTGTTCGCGAACGACTTCCGCGCCAGCTATTGCGGCAAGCCGGAGAGCTAG
- a CDS encoding cell wall hydrolase codes for MQARGLAAAAIASLIGAGFSAQALGPGAVGAVKPKIVETGYEAEDHFPGAAYYTAVADDSAEAAEDVAMAGATGTVALPDIPIPAGAVIDESIRPAQPFRLAGSEVDKARALQCLTTAIYYEAANEPDDGQRAVAQVILNRVRHPTFPATVCGVIYQGSERRGCQFSYACDGSMARTPSRTAWLRAQKVAASALNGSVFAPVGLATHYHTYAVTPSWNRTLVMTGVYGAHFFHRWKGYWGTAAAFTQRYRGSEPLPGPHPSATQVATPVPVPTPVATPAQTPRELIRPEYADSGKAKPGFASAAPVATTAAAQGDESQILDRWRDSGKPLR; via the coding sequence ATGCAGGCTCGGGGGCTGGCAGCGGCGGCGATTGCATCGCTGATCGGGGCCGGCTTTTCCGCGCAGGCACTCGGGCCCGGCGCGGTCGGCGCGGTGAAGCCGAAGATCGTCGAGACCGGCTATGAAGCCGAGGACCATTTCCCCGGCGCCGCATATTACACCGCCGTCGCCGACGATTCGGCCGAAGCCGCCGAAGACGTCGCGATGGCCGGCGCCACCGGCACCGTCGCATTGCCCGACATCCCCATTCCGGCCGGCGCGGTGATCGACGAATCGATCCGTCCCGCCCAGCCCTTCCGCCTCGCCGGCAGCGAAGTGGACAAGGCCCGCGCGCTCCAGTGCCTGACCACCGCCATCTATTACGAAGCCGCGAACGAGCCCGATGATGGCCAGCGCGCGGTGGCGCAGGTGATCCTGAACCGCGTGCGCCATCCGACCTTCCCGGCGACGGTGTGTGGCGTGATCTATCAGGGCAGCGAGCGGCGCGGCTGCCAGTTCAGCTACGCCTGCGACGGATCGATGGCGCGGACGCCCTCGCGCACTGCATGGCTGCGCGCGCAAAAGGTGGCGGCTTCGGCGCTGAACGGCAGCGTGTTCGCGCCAGTCGGCCTTGCGACACACTATCACACCTATGCGGTTACCCCGTCGTGGAACCGCACCCTGGTGATGACCGGCGTTTATGGCGCGCACTTCTTCCATCGCTGGAAGGGTTATTGGGGCACCGCCGCCGCCTTCACCCAGCGCTATCGCGGCAGCGAACCGCTGCCGGGTCCGCATCCCAGCGCGACGCAGGTCGCCACGCCCGTTCCGGTGCCGACCCCGGTTGCCACCCCGGCGCAGACGCCGCGCGAGCTGATCCGCCCCGAATATGCCGACAGCGGCAAGGCCAAGCCGGGCTTCGCCTCCGCCGCACCCGTCGCGACGACGGCGGCAGCGCAGGGCGACGAATCGCAGATCCTCGACAGATGGCGCGACAGCGGGAAGCCGCTGCGCTAA
- a CDS encoding acyltransferase family protein: MRPRALAGSAAQAAENAMTSPEANSGASERLHALDAVRAGALLLGVAFHASLSFLPGPQIWVVRDTPSEAIATAGYVAHIFRMAAFFVIAGYFGRMLLQRRGTGGFVRNRVTRIVMPLLSFWTIVMAGIIACFIWGAAVMNGGTLPTDGPPPPPLTIATFPLTHLWFLYLLTLFYVAALAIRGIASVIDRKGSLRAGPVDGAMRGLLATPAGAIVLAVPLSIALAAKSNWFAWGGIPTPDTGLVPNIAATIAYGTAFTFGWLLQRQPVLLGSLKRWWPVHLIGSVALTIACCIMIDGISIVTPMPEGDLKSAYAYCYALAVWTWTLGLIGAALHFLTAENRAIRYVADASYWIYLIHLPVVMALQVMVFTLPLPALAKWGIVITASFLILLASYHLLVRHSWIGKWLNGRKLPWRKPAAGMEMQAA; the protein is encoded by the coding sequence ATGAGGCCGAGGGCGCTCGCGGGGAGCGCGGCGCAGGCCGCGGAGAATGCGATGACCAGTCCCGAAGCGAATTCCGGCGCATCCGAGCGCCTCCACGCTCTCGACGCCGTGCGCGCTGGCGCGCTGCTGCTGGGCGTGGCATTCCATGCCAGCCTGTCCTTCCTGCCCGGCCCGCAGATCTGGGTGGTACGCGACACGCCGAGCGAAGCGATCGCCACCGCCGGCTATGTCGCGCACATCTTCCGCATGGCGGCGTTCTTCGTGATCGCAGGCTATTTCGGGCGGATGCTGCTCCAACGGCGCGGAACCGGCGGGTTTGTCCGCAATCGCGTCACTCGCATCGTCATGCCGCTGCTGAGCTTCTGGACGATCGTGATGGCGGGAATCATCGCCTGCTTCATCTGGGGGGCGGCAGTCATGAACGGCGGAACGCTGCCGACCGACGGCCCGCCGCCTCCGCCGCTGACGATCGCCACCTTCCCGCTAACCCATCTCTGGTTCCTCTATCTGCTGACTCTGTTCTATGTCGCGGCGCTGGCGATCCGTGGGATCGCGTCGGTGATCGACCGCAAGGGCAGCCTGCGCGCGGGTCCGGTGGACGGCGCGATGCGCGGCTTGCTGGCGACGCCGGCGGGTGCGATCGTCCTCGCCGTGCCGCTGTCGATCGCGCTGGCGGCGAAGAGCAACTGGTTCGCCTGGGGCGGCATCCCGACGCCCGACACCGGGCTGGTCCCCAATATCGCCGCGACCATCGCCTATGGCACGGCTTTCACGTTCGGCTGGCTGCTCCAGCGCCAGCCGGTGCTGCTCGGCTCGCTCAAGCGCTGGTGGCCGGTGCATCTGATCGGCTCGGTGGCGCTGACCATCGCCTGCTGCATCATGATCGACGGCATCTCGATCGTGACGCCCATGCCCGAAGGCGATCTGAAGAGCGCGTACGCCTATTGCTATGCGCTGGCGGTGTGGACCTGGACGCTGGGATTGATCGGCGCGGCGCTTCACTTCCTCACGGCCGAGAATCGCGCGATCCGCTATGTCGCCGATGCGTCCTACTGGATCTATCTGATCCACCTGCCGGTGGTGATGGCGTTGCAGGTGATGGTGTTCACCCTGCCCCTGCCCGCGCTGGCCAAATGGGGCATCGTGATCACTGCGTCTTTCCTTATCCTGCTCGCCAGCTATCACCTGCTCGTGCGCCACAGCTGGATCGGCAAGTGGCTCAACGGGCGCAAGCTGCCGTGGCGCAAGCCGGCAGCGGGGATGGAGATGCAGGCGGCATGA
- a CDS encoding transcriptional regulator — MGAFDIGQIDDVIHGRMRLGIMAYLVDAEAADFNELKALLQATQGNLSVHLRKLEEAGYIEIEKSFLNRKPLTRARITEKGRTAFAAYLEALGKLIG; from the coding sequence GTGGGGGCTTTCGATATCGGACAGATCGACGACGTGATCCACGGGCGGATGCGCCTGGGGATCATGGCGTATCTGGTCGATGCCGAAGCCGCCGATTTCAACGAGCTCAAGGCGCTGCTGCAAGCGACGCAGGGCAATCTCTCGGTGCATCTGCGCAAGCTGGAGGAAGCCGGTTATATCGAGATCGAGAAGAGCTTCCTGAACCGCAAGCCGCTCACCCGCGCGCGGATCACGGAGAAGGGGCGAACGGCGTTCGCGGCGTATCTGGAAGCGCTGGGGAAGCTGATCGGCTAG
- the recN gene encoding DNA repair protein RecN has translation MLTALSIRDVVLIEALDLEFGEGLGVLTGETGAGKSILLDALGLALGGRGESGLVRQGAAQAVVTASFDLPATGAVAELMAENGLDFDASEPLIVRRIVKADGGSRAFVNDQPASAGLLRELGPHLVEIHGQHDDRGLLNPRGHRDLLDAFAKADTAKVGAAHRAWRAAADALDAARSEQDSAERDRDWLEHAVAELRALAPEPGEEDQLAERRALMQRGEKIATELQSIADLLEGSDGALSRLRQAARILERVSGDHEALADALAAIDRAINEGAEAQDRVDAAAEALAFDPAALENDEARLFELRGVARKHRVQPDDLAALAEELGGKLDRLESGGAGIAKLELAVEESRRAYVEAARALSEVRTQAATRLDLAVEAELKPLKLDAARFRTLVEPQGEAGWGPGGMDRVELLVSTNPGAPFAPLMKIASGGELSRFILAMKVALAEEGGARTLIFDEIDRGVGGAVASAIGDRLARLAGTAQLLVVTHSPQVAARGARHLLIAKSHDGTVTRTGVTPLDASQRREEIARMLSGATVTDEARAQAERLLEVA, from the coding sequence ATGCTGACTGCGCTTTCCATCCGTGACGTGGTGCTGATCGAGGCGCTGGACCTCGAATTCGGCGAAGGTCTTGGCGTACTCACCGGCGAGACCGGCGCCGGCAAATCGATCCTGCTCGACGCGCTCGGGCTCGCGCTGGGCGGGCGGGGCGAGAGCGGGCTGGTGCGTCAGGGTGCGGCGCAGGCAGTGGTGACCGCCAGCTTCGATCTGCCCGCGACCGGCGCGGTGGCCGAGTTGATGGCCGAGAATGGCCTTGATTTCGACGCCAGCGAACCGCTGATCGTCCGCCGCATCGTCAAGGCCGATGGCGGCAGCCGGGCTTTCGTCAACGACCAGCCGGCTTCGGCGGGGCTGCTGCGCGAGCTTGGGCCGCATCTGGTCGAGATTCACGGCCAGCACGACGATCGCGGCCTGCTCAATCCGCGCGGGCATCGCGACCTGCTCGACGCCTTTGCGAAGGCAGATACGGCGAAGGTGGGCGCGGCGCATCGCGCATGGCGCGCGGCGGCGGATGCGCTGGATGCGGCGCGCAGCGAACAGGACAGCGCCGAGCGCGACCGCGACTGGCTGGAACATGCCGTCGCCGAATTGCGCGCGCTCGCGCCCGAGCCGGGTGAGGAAGATCAGCTCGCGGAACGCCGCGCGCTGATGCAGCGGGGCGAGAAGATCGCGACCGAACTCCAGTCGATCGCCGATCTGCTCGAAGGATCGGACGGCGCGCTCAGCCGGTTGCGGCAGGCGGCGCGCATCCTCGAGCGCGTGTCCGGGGATCATGAGGCGCTGGCCGACGCGCTGGCGGCGATCGATCGCGCGATCAACGAAGGCGCCGAAGCGCAGGACAGGGTCGATGCCGCCGCCGAGGCGCTGGCGTTCGATCCCGCCGCGCTGGAAAATGACGAGGCGCGGCTGTTCGAGCTGCGCGGCGTGGCGCGCAAGCATCGCGTCCAGCCCGACGATCTCGCCGCGCTGGCCGAGGAACTGGGCGGCAAGCTCGACCGGCTGGAAAGCGGCGGGGCGGGCATTGCGAAACTGGAACTGGCGGTGGAGGAATCGCGCCGGGCCTATGTCGAGGCGGCGCGTGCGCTGTCGGAAGTGCGGACGCAGGCCGCGACGCGGCTGGATCTCGCGGTCGAAGCCGAACTCAAGCCGCTCAAGCTCGACGCCGCACGCTTCCGCACCCTGGTCGAGCCGCAGGGCGAAGCCGGCTGGGGACCGGGGGGCATGGACCGGGTCGAACTGCTCGTCTCGACCAACCCCGGCGCGCCCTTCGCGCCGCTGATGAAGATCGCGTCGGGCGGCGAATTGTCGCGCTTCATCCTCGCGATGAAGGTGGCGCTGGCCGAAGAAGGCGGCGCGCGGACGCTGATCTTCGACGAAATCGATCGCGGCGTCGGCGGCGCGGTGGCCAGTGCGATCGGCGACCGGCTGGCGCGGCTCGCCGGCACTGCGCAATTGCTGGTGGTGACGCACAGCCCGCAAGTCGCGGCGCGCGGTGCACGGCATCTGCTGATCGCCAAGAGCCATGACGGCACGGTCACCCGTACCGGAGTGACGCCGCTCGACGCGAGCCAGCGGCGCGAGGAGATTGCGCGGATGCTGTCGGGCGCGACGGTGACCGACGAAGCGCGCGCGCAGGCGGAGCGGCTGCTGGAAGTGGCTTGA
- a CDS encoding outer membrane protein assembly factor BamD has product MRYSMTRAIALTTLAAIALPLAGCAGRSNARADTPYVARDVGTLYSAAKKRLDQHQYKLAAALFDEVERQHPYSVWARRAQLMGSFSYYLNKDYQESIQSAQRFLAVHPGNRDAPYAYYLIAISYYEQISDVTRDQKITQQALDALGELTRRYPNSRYAADARLKMDLVRDHLAGKEMEIGRFYQVRGQWLAASLRFRTVVDQYQMTTHTPEALMRLTETYLALGMPDEANKAAAVLGANYPGTDWYARAYKLMGDNQDKLAAARK; this is encoded by the coding sequence ATGCGTTATTCCATGACCCGCGCGATCGCGCTGACCACGCTCGCTGCCATCGCGCTTCCCCTTGCCGGCTGCGCCGGTCGCAGCAATGCGCGCGCCGATACGCCCTATGTCGCGCGCGACGTGGGAACGCTGTATTCGGCGGCGAAGAAGCGGCTCGACCAGCATCAGTACAAGCTGGCCGCTGCGCTGTTCGACGAGGTCGAGCGCCAGCATCCCTATTCGGTCTGGGCGCGCCGCGCGCAGCTGATGGGCTCGTTCAGCTATTATCTGAACAAGGATTATCAGGAATCGATCCAGTCGGCGCAGCGCTTCCTTGCGGTGCACCCGGGCAACCGCGACGCGCCCTATGCCTATTATCTGATCGCGATCAGCTATTACGAGCAGATCAGCGACGTGACGCGCGACCAGAAGATCACCCAGCAGGCGCTCGACGCGCTGGGCGAACTGACCCGCCGTTATCCCAATTCGCGCTATGCCGCCGATGCCCGCCTCAAGATGGATCTGGTTCGCGATCACCTTGCCGGCAAGGAAATGGAGATCGGCCGTTTCTATCAGGTGCGCGGCCAGTGGCTGGCGGCGTCGCTCCGCTTCCGCACCGTGGTCGACCAGTATCAGATGACCACGCACACCCCGGAAGCGCTGATGCGCCTGACCGAAACCTATCTCGCGCTCGGCATGCCCGATGAAGCGAACAAGGCCGCGGCCGTGCTCGGCGCCAATTATCCGGGCACCGACTGGTATGCCCGCGCCTACAAGCTGATGGGCGACAATCAGGACAAGCTGGCCGCGGCTCGCAAGTAA
- a CDS encoding class I mannose-6-phosphate isomerase has product MPATLLTTHRVEKPWGRMKLWPGFPDPAPDGEPVGEVWFQTPDSKTPELLIKYLFTSEKLSVQVHPDDETARRAGYRRGKDECWVVLAADPDATIGLGTIRPVPRDELRAASLDGSVEHLLDWKPVKAGDFIYSPAGTVHAIGPGLTVIEVQQNVDLTYRLYDYGRPRELHLEEAVDAADAKPFVPPPAPANPDPDRLVLAEGPKFVLERWKGGSYRFTLPEGEPGWFVPVAGHGTADGVEWHAGQCLTLTGDCVVEASEDSDLLLAYPLAERLATIR; this is encoded by the coding sequence GTGCCCGCCACGCTGCTCACCACCCATCGCGTCGAAAAGCCCTGGGGCCGCATGAAATTGTGGCCCGGCTTCCCCGATCCGGCGCCCGATGGCGAGCCGGTCGGCGAAGTCTGGTTCCAGACGCCCGACAGCAAGACGCCCGAGCTGCTGATCAAATATCTGTTCACCAGCGAGAAGTTGTCGGTCCAGGTCCATCCCGACGACGAAACCGCGCGCCGCGCCGGCTATCGCCGCGGCAAGGACGAATGCTGGGTGGTGCTGGCCGCCGATCCCGACGCGACGATCGGGCTCGGCACGATCCGCCCGGTGCCCAGGGACGAACTGCGCGCCGCATCGCTCGACGGTTCGGTCGAGCATCTGCTCGACTGGAAGCCGGTCAAGGCAGGCGATTTCATCTATTCGCCGGCAGGCACCGTCCATGCGATCGGGCCGGGCCTGACCGTGATCGAGGTTCAGCAGAATGTCGATCTGACCTACCGCCTCTATGATTATGGCCGCCCGCGCGAGCTGCATCTGGAGGAAGCGGTCGACGCCGCAGACGCGAAGCCGTTCGTGCCGCCGCCCGCGCCGGCCAATCCCGATCCGGATCGTCTCGTGTTGGCCGAAGGCCCGAAATTCGTGCTCGAGCGCTGGAAGGGCGGCAGCTATCGCTTCACTCTGCCCGAAGGCGAGCCCGGCTGGTTCGTGCCCGTCGCCGGTCATGGCACCGCGGACGGCGTCGAATGGCATGCGGGGCAATGCCTGACGCTGACCGGCGATTGTGTCGTGGAAGCCAGCGAGGACAGCGATCTGCTGCTGGCCTATCCGCTTGCCGAAAGGCTGGCCACGATCCGCTGA
- a CDS encoding glycine zipper 2TM domain-containing protein gives MRILLAAAIAAVTLPAVPAMAQSYNREYREDVRDAQREYRRDVRNADNPRELREAQREYRENIRDARQDRRRDARRDWREGRRYDWNRPPRGGYYADDYYRDGRYYRERRLTRNDRVYRGRDGRYYCRRSDGSTGLVVGAVAGGLFGNALSNGRDSTIATLLGAGVGAAIGSSVDRGQVRCR, from the coding sequence ATGCGTATCCTTCTGGCCGCCGCCATCGCGGCCGTCACGCTGCCGGCGGTGCCGGCAATGGCCCAGAGCTATAATCGCGAATATCGCGAGGACGTCCGCGACGCACAGCGCGAATATCGCCGCGACGTGCGCAACGCCGACAATCCCCGCGAGCTGCGCGAAGCACAGCGCGAATATCGCGAGAATATCCGCGACGCCCGTCAGGACCGCCGCCGCGACGCACGCCGCGACTGGCGTGAAGGCCGTCGCTACGACTGGAACCGCCCGCCGCGCGGCGGCTATTATGCCGACGATTATTATCGCGACGGCCGCTACTATCGCGAGCGCCGCCTGACCCGGAACGACCGGGTCTATCGTGGCCGTGACGGCCGCTATTATTGCCGCCGCTCGGACGGCTCGACCGGTCTGGTCGTCGGCGCTGTAGCCGGTGGTCTGTTCGGTAACGCCCTGTCGAACGGCCGCGATTCGACCATCGCGACGCTGCTCGGCGCCGGTGTCGGCGCGGCGATCGGTTCGTCGGTGGATCGCGGCCAGGTTCGCTGCCGCTAA